The following are from one region of the Spartinivicinus poritis genome:
- a CDS encoding YebC/PmpR family DNA-binding transcriptional regulator, with amino-acid sequence MAGHSKWANIKHRKAAQDAKRGKVFTKIIRELVVAAKQGGPLPEDNPRLRATMDKALAANMTRDTIDRAIARGAGTNDADNMEELTYEGYASGGVAVLVEVMTDNRNRTVAEVRHAFSKHGGNLGTDGSVAYLFSKKGQLSFAPGEDEEKLMDVGLESGAEDVVTNDDDSIDVITDPADFGQVKDALVAAGLEPANAEVTMIASTVVALDEDQAEKVIKLIDRLEDLDDVQNVYTNADFPAEALE; translated from the coding sequence ATGGCAGGTCATAGTAAGTGGGCCAACATTAAACATCGCAAGGCAGCTCAAGATGCCAAGCGAGGAAAAGTTTTTACCAAAATCATTCGGGAGCTTGTTGTTGCAGCCAAGCAGGGCGGCCCTTTACCGGAAGATAATCCACGGCTGCGGGCAACAATGGATAAAGCGCTGGCAGCCAACATGACCAGAGACACCATTGACCGGGCGATTGCTCGGGGTGCTGGTACCAATGATGCGGACAACATGGAAGAACTCACTTATGAAGGGTATGCGTCTGGTGGTGTAGCGGTGTTAGTTGAAGTAATGACAGACAACCGCAATAGAACGGTTGCTGAAGTACGTCATGCATTTAGTAAGCATGGTGGTAATTTAGGTACTGATGGTTCAGTAGCCTATCTGTTTTCTAAAAAAGGCCAATTAAGCTTTGCTCCGGGTGAAGATGAAGAAAAATTAATGGATGTGGGTCTTGAGTCAGGAGCAGAAGATGTAGTGACAAATGATGACGACTCTATTGATGTTATTACCGATCCAGCAGATTTTGGTCAAGTTAAAGATGCTTTAGTAGCGGCTGGTTTGGAGCCGGCTAATGCAGAAGTGACCATGATTGCATCAACAGTGGTGGCACTTGATGAAGATCAGGCAGAAAAGGTAATCAAGTTGATAGATCGCCTGGAAGACTTGGATGATGTGCAAAACGTTTACACCAATGCGGATTTTCCTGCTGAAGCATTAGAGTAA
- the ruvA gene encoding Holliday junction branch migration protein RuvA, with product MIGRIKGVLLEKQPPHLLIDVQGVAYEVDAPMTTFYQLPETGQTVVLYTHFVVREDAQQLYGFAAKQERELFRVLIKVNGVGPKLALTILSGMSSDSFVRTVQDNDVASLVKLPGVGKKTAERLLVEMRDKLTSWLPIDSDSTTSVTEQVIAPENYLDDAISALVSLGYKPQQATKAIKALPDQKLPSEELIRQALKAMV from the coding sequence ATGATTGGTCGAATTAAAGGGGTTTTATTAGAAAAACAACCACCTCATTTGCTAATTGATGTTCAGGGGGTGGCCTATGAGGTGGATGCGCCCATGACCACTTTTTATCAGTTGCCAGAAACAGGGCAGACTGTCGTGTTATACACACACTTTGTGGTAAGAGAAGATGCTCAACAGTTATATGGGTTTGCTGCTAAGCAAGAACGAGAGCTATTTCGGGTGCTTATTAAAGTCAATGGAGTAGGCCCAAAGCTGGCACTCACCATTCTGTCGGGTATGAGTTCTGATAGTTTTGTGCGCACGGTTCAGGATAATGACGTGGCTAGTCTAGTGAAGCTGCCAGGGGTCGGGAAAAAAACAGCTGAAAGGTTATTGGTAGAAATGCGTGATAAGTTAACCAGTTGGTTACCCATTGATTCAGACTCAACCACAAGTGTTACTGAACAGGTCATTGCTCCTGAAAATTACTTAGACGACGCTATCAGTGCATTAGTATCTCTTGGTTATAAACCACAGCAGGCAACTAAGGCAATTAAAGCACTGCCTGATCAGAAATTACCCAGCGAAGAGTTGATCCGCCAAGCGTTAAAAGCAATGGTGTAA
- the tolA gene encoding cell envelope integrity protein TolA — translation MRLPNGYTLPATIAIVLHITAILAVANIWQKEHQFPVKATPDHVKAKLIALKPATNKPAVAKKPPAQKPRSQPDKDKLAEQKAKEAAKRKAEAEKQKRIQQEKARKAQQAKLKKQKEEQARKVREAKLKQEKLKKQKEEQARKEKLRQEKLKKQRAEKVRREREAKLKREREEKLRKQREAAKKAQEAELAALLAEEEEAEENARIAATQAEKVSAIVGVITQTVQNYWSRPPTARRGMQVVLQIQMVPTGEVINVTVTQSSGDSAFDRAAVRAVEKAERFPEVRQINSVTFERDFRSMRFVFRPEDLAG, via the coding sequence GTGAGATTGCCTAACGGTTATACCTTACCTGCTACGATAGCAATAGTCCTACATATCACTGCTATATTGGCAGTGGCCAATATTTGGCAGAAGGAACATCAGTTTCCTGTTAAAGCGACCCCTGATCACGTTAAGGCAAAACTGATTGCCTTAAAACCGGCTACTAATAAACCTGCCGTAGCTAAAAAGCCACCTGCACAAAAGCCACGTTCACAACCAGATAAAGACAAACTGGCTGAACAAAAAGCAAAAGAAGCAGCCAAAAGAAAAGCGGAAGCAGAAAAGCAAAAGCGTATTCAGCAAGAAAAAGCACGCAAAGCACAGCAAGCTAAGCTGAAAAAGCAAAAGGAAGAGCAGGCTCGCAAAGTACGTGAAGCTAAATTAAAACAGGAAAAACTGAAAAAGCAAAAAGAAGAGCAAGCCCGTAAAGAAAAACTAAGACAAGAGAAGTTAAAAAAACAGCGTGCAGAAAAAGTACGCCGTGAACGGGAAGCTAAGTTAAAGCGGGAGCGTGAAGAAAAACTCCGTAAACAGCGAGAAGCAGCTAAAAAAGCCCAAGAAGCAGAACTTGCGGCGCTGTTAGCTGAGGAAGAGGAGGCAGAAGAAAATGCCCGTATTGCTGCAACTCAAGCTGAGAAAGTTTCAGCAATTGTTGGAGTGATAACTCAAACAGTACAAAACTACTGGAGTCGCCCACCTACCGCTAGAAGAGGAATGCAGGTTGTTCTGCAAATTCAGATGGTGCCAACAGGTGAGGTGATTAATGTCACAGTAACTCAGTCCAGTGGTGATAGCGCCTTTGATCGTGCAGCTGTTCGTGCAGTAGAGAAAGCAGAGCGTTTTCCTGAAGTGCGACAGATAAATTCTGTAACCTTTGAAAGAGACTTTCGTAGTATGAGATTTGTTTTTAGACCGGAGGATTTAGCAGGGTGA
- the ybgF gene encoding tol-pal system protein YbgF, which translates to MAKVNRLTTKACLLGVALVCGVSSITYAEVPVVSSTPLGKQQGSQRGASQNTTAGLLFQLESLQQEVQTLRGLVEEQNYTIERMRREQKDRYLDLDRRISQLSGGGATSAAGLPTANPDLTQNPSSSASSQSSGQPNVEKQAYKDAFNLVRQKQYDKAKVAFTALLKQFPKGKYAANAHYWLGEIYFTSQSLDQAKAEFEQVINQFPSSRKVPDAIYKLGRVLYQQGQTDQAKSMLNRVTKDYPNSSAARLSSALLQTIR; encoded by the coding sequence ATGGCAAAAGTAAATCGCTTAACCACAAAAGCTTGTTTGCTTGGAGTCGCGTTAGTATGTGGTGTTTCCTCTATTACATATGCTGAGGTGCCAGTGGTTAGCTCAACGCCTCTTGGTAAGCAGCAAGGTAGTCAACGTGGTGCCAGCCAAAATACTACAGCTGGACTGTTATTTCAGTTAGAGTCTTTACAGCAGGAAGTGCAAACACTACGTGGTTTAGTGGAAGAACAAAACTACACCATCGAACGAATGCGCCGAGAGCAGAAGGATCGTTACCTGGACCTTGATCGCCGTATTTCGCAGCTATCAGGTGGTGGTGCTACTTCGGCAGCTGGATTACCAACAGCAAATCCTGATCTCACTCAAAACCCTTCCAGTAGTGCTTCAAGCCAGTCGAGTGGTCAACCAAATGTTGAAAAACAAGCTTATAAAGACGCTTTTAACTTAGTACGACAAAAGCAGTATGATAAAGCAAAAGTTGCTTTTACAGCTTTATTAAAGCAATTTCCCAAGGGAAAGTATGCGGCAAATGCTCACTATTGGTTAGGTGAGATTTATTTTACCAGTCAGTCTCTAGATCAAGCTAAGGCTGAGTTTGAGCAAGTAATTAACCAGTTTCCTTCCAGCCGCAAAGTACCTGATGCCATCTATAAGTTAGGTCGGGTGCTGTATCAACAAGGCCAAACTGATCAGGCAAAGTCAATGCTAAATCGAGTGACTAAAGATTACCCCAACTCATCAGCTGCCAGGTTATCTAGCGCTCTGTTGCAGACTATTCGCTAA
- the tolR gene encoding protein TolR yields MATKRIRRKPMSEINVVPYIDVMLVLLIVFMVAAPMLTQGVNVDLPNTDAKPLDVKEDEEAIIVSVKPDGTYYINIGKDQEQAVPLEKIQEQVSKIMKVKPNRLVLIKGDQQVDYGTVVQAMAALQAAGVPNVGLITDPQEQTG; encoded by the coding sequence ATGGCTACTAAACGTATTCGGCGTAAGCCAATGTCAGAAATCAACGTGGTGCCATACATTGATGTGATGCTGGTGCTGTTGATTGTGTTTATGGTAGCCGCTCCGATGTTAACCCAAGGGGTTAATGTTGATTTACCAAATACTGATGCAAAGCCACTTGATGTTAAAGAGGATGAAGAGGCCATTATTGTTTCAGTAAAACCTGATGGCACGTATTACATCAATATTGGTAAGGATCAAGAGCAAGCTGTTCCCCTAGAAAAAATACAGGAGCAGGTTTCTAAAATAATGAAGGTTAAACCTAACCGCTTAGTGTTAATCAAGGGGGATCAACAGGTTGACTATGGCACAGTTGTTCAGGCAATGGCTGCCTTGCAAGCAGCCGGTGTACCCAATGTTGGCTTGATTACCGATCCACAGGAACAAACAGGTTAA
- the aspS gene encoding aspartate--tRNA ligase: protein MRSHYCGELNTSFIDQEVTLCGWVHRRRDHGGVIFLDLRDRNGIAQVVFDPDTQDAFNLADKVRNEYVIQVTGRVRHRPEGTVNSEMKTGEVEVLGSALEILNTAATPPFQLDEHVQVGEDIRLKYRYLDLRRPEMFEKLQVRAKLTSIIRQYLESNDFMDIETPILTRATPEGARDYLVPSRTHSGEFFALPQSPQLFKQLLMMAGVDRYYQIAKCFRDEDLRADRQPEFTQVDIETSFMDEYAIMGMAEGLVRQVFDDLLGVQLGEFPRMTYREAMQRFGSDKPDLRIPLELVDIDHLVKDAEFKVFKGPANDSKGRVAALRLPNGANLLTRKQIDDYGKFVGIYGAKGLAWIKVNDLSQGVEGLQSPIVKHIESQVMAVMEAVGAENGDIIFFGADRARVVNEALGALRIKLGEDLHLYKNEWAPLWVVDFPMFEDASEGNLTPLHHPFTAPACSVEALKQNPEEALSRAYDMVLNGCELGGGSIRIHQQDMQQVVFNILGIDEVEAEEKFGFLLSALKYGCPPHGGLAFGLDRLVMLLTGASSIREVIAFPKTQRAACLLTDAPGEVDNKQLRELNIRLRKPNAAE from the coding sequence ATGCGCAGCCATTATTGTGGCGAACTGAACACCTCGTTTATTGACCAAGAAGTAACTTTATGCGGCTGGGTCCATCGCCGTCGTGACCATGGTGGTGTTATCTTCCTTGACTTGCGTGATCGTAATGGAATTGCACAAGTTGTGTTTGATCCAGATACGCAAGACGCCTTTAATTTAGCTGATAAAGTGCGTAATGAGTATGTTATTCAAGTAACTGGCCGGGTCAGACATCGCCCAGAGGGCACGGTTAATTCTGAGATGAAAACCGGTGAGGTAGAGGTGTTGGGCAGTGCATTAGAAATCCTAAATACTGCAGCTACACCTCCATTTCAGTTGGATGAACATGTTCAGGTGGGTGAGGATATCCGTTTAAAATACCGCTATTTGGATTTGCGCCGCCCAGAAATGTTTGAAAAGCTGCAAGTTAGGGCGAAGCTGACGTCTATTATACGACAATATCTTGAGTCAAACGACTTTATGGATATTGAAACACCCATTTTAACTCGTGCTACCCCAGAAGGAGCAAGAGATTATTTGGTTCCTAGTCGTACCCATTCAGGTGAGTTTTTTGCTTTGCCTCAGTCTCCCCAATTATTTAAGCAATTGCTGATGATGGCAGGGGTGGATCGCTATTATCAAATTGCCAAGTGTTTCCGTGACGAAGACTTAAGAGCAGACCGCCAGCCAGAGTTTACTCAGGTTGATATTGAAACCTCCTTTATGGATGAATACGCCATTATGGGTATGGCTGAAGGGTTAGTCCGCCAGGTGTTTGATGACTTGTTAGGCGTACAGCTCGGTGAGTTTCCAAGAATGACTTATCGAGAAGCGATGCAACGCTTTGGTAGTGATAAGCCTGACCTACGTATTCCTTTAGAGTTGGTTGATATTGACCACCTAGTTAAAGATGCTGAATTTAAAGTATTTAAAGGGCCTGCTAATGATTCCAAAGGCCGGGTAGCGGCACTGCGTTTACCTAATGGAGCTAACCTGCTGACCCGTAAGCAAATTGATGATTATGGAAAATTTGTAGGTATTTATGGGGCTAAAGGGTTGGCTTGGATTAAAGTCAATGATCTTAGCCAAGGTGTTGAAGGGTTGCAGTCACCTATTGTGAAACATATCGAGTCACAAGTAATGGCGGTAATGGAAGCTGTGGGTGCTGAAAACGGTGACATTATCTTCTTTGGTGCAGATAGAGCCAGAGTAGTCAACGAAGCCCTGGGAGCTCTCCGGATTAAGCTAGGTGAAGACTTACACCTTTATAAGAATGAGTGGGCTCCTTTGTGGGTAGTTGACTTCCCAATGTTTGAAGATGCCAGCGAAGGTAATTTAACCCCACTCCATCACCCATTTACTGCGCCTGCATGTAGTGTAGAAGCACTTAAGCAAAACCCTGAAGAAGCCCTTTCCAGAGCCTATGATATGGTGCTGAATGGTTGTGAGTTGGGTGGCGGCTCTATTCGTATTCATCAGCAAGATATGCAGCAAGTGGTGTTTAATATTCTGGGTATTGATGAAGTGGAAGCAGAAGAAAAGTTTGGCTTTTTATTATCAGCCCTCAAATATGGTTGTCCTCCTCATGGTGGTTTAGCATTTGGTTTAGATCGTTTGGTAATGTTACTCACTGGAGCTAGCTCAATTCGTGAGGTGATTGCCTTCCCTAAAACCCAGAGAGCAGCCTGTTTGTTAACAGATGCGCCAGGGGAGGTAGACAATAAGCAGCTTCGAGAACTAAATATCAGACTCCGCAAGCCAAATGCTGCAGAGTAA
- a CDS encoding FmdB family zinc ribbon protein — protein sequence MPIYEYLCGQCEHTHEVIQKISDDPLTTCPQCGVDALKKLLSAPAFRLKGSGWYETDFKTGAKKNLVDSGESKSKPATEKKATSTPAATGSN from the coding sequence ATGCCTATTTATGAGTATCTTTGTGGCCAGTGTGAACATACCCATGAGGTAATTCAGAAAATTAGCGATGATCCGCTAACTACATGCCCACAGTGTGGGGTAGATGCACTCAAAAAGCTACTTTCAGCCCCTGCTTTCCGGTTAAAAGGCTCTGGTTGGTATGAAACAGACTTTAAAACTGGTGCAAAAAAGAATTTAGTTGATTCAGGTGAAAGCAAAAGCAAGCCTGCAACTGAAAAAAAAGCAACATCAACTCCAGCAGCAACTGGGAGTAATTAA
- the tolB gene encoding Tol-Pal system beta propeller repeat protein TolB, with the protein MIGRHIKAVFTALLLVFMAQSAWAGLTIEITKGNDSAVPIAVVPFGGDTPPHDVAEIIGADLKRSGLFEPFAPGNMLSLPQTKEDVVYSDWRKSGVDYLVIGNVKKEGNRYKATFVLYDVIKQQQLLEHSYASSNHRKVAHNISDDIYEKLTGKPGAFDTKILYVTSTRAAANKIRYKLNYADSDGFGAKTILNSSEPILSPSWSPDAKKVAYVNFSKGRPGIYIQDIYQGKRLRMTAFKGLNSAPAWSPDGRKLAMVLSKGGNPDIYIMDVATRQLRQITRHFAIDTEPSWMPDGQHLVFTSNRGGAPQIYQANVQTGKVKRLTFEGKYNARARVFPDGKSIAMVHKGEGIAQFNIAVLELDSGRLRLLTSTPLDESPSVAPNGSMLIYATQQRGRGVLAAVSADGAVKLTLPSSEGDVREPAWSPINK; encoded by the coding sequence GTGATAGGACGACATATAAAAGCTGTTTTTACAGCACTGTTATTAGTATTTATGGCCCAATCTGCCTGGGCCGGCTTAACCATTGAAATCACTAAGGGCAATGATAGTGCAGTACCTATTGCGGTGGTGCCTTTTGGAGGAGATACCCCTCCTCATGATGTGGCTGAAATAATTGGTGCTGATTTAAAACGAAGTGGCTTATTTGAGCCCTTTGCCCCTGGCAATATGTTGAGCTTGCCACAAACCAAAGAAGATGTGGTGTACAGCGACTGGCGTAAGTCAGGTGTCGATTATCTGGTTATTGGTAATGTTAAAAAAGAAGGTAACCGCTATAAGGCAACCTTTGTTTTATATGATGTGATTAAACAACAACAGTTGTTAGAACACAGCTATGCTAGCTCTAATCATAGAAAAGTTGCCCACAATATTAGTGATGATATTTATGAGAAGCTAACAGGTAAACCTGGTGCATTTGATACCAAAATTCTCTATGTCACTTCTACCCGAGCAGCCGCCAATAAGATTAGATATAAGTTGAACTATGCTGACTCCGATGGGTTTGGTGCCAAAACCATACTAAATTCTTCAGAGCCTATTCTTTCACCATCCTGGTCACCTGATGCAAAAAAGGTGGCATATGTTAATTTCAGTAAAGGCCGGCCTGGTATTTATATTCAGGATATTTATCAAGGTAAACGCCTACGAATGACAGCGTTTAAAGGATTAAATAGTGCTCCAGCCTGGTCACCAGATGGTCGTAAGTTAGCGATGGTGCTGTCGAAAGGTGGAAACCCTGATATTTATATTATGGATGTTGCCACTCGTCAGTTACGGCAGATAACACGACACTTTGCAATTGATACTGAACCCAGCTGGATGCCTGATGGACAACACCTGGTGTTTACCTCTAACCGTGGTGGTGCGCCACAAATATACCAGGCCAATGTGCAGACAGGCAAAGTTAAGCGATTAACTTTTGAAGGTAAGTACAATGCCAGAGCCAGGGTTTTCCCTGATGGAAAATCGATTGCCATGGTTCATAAAGGCGAAGGTATTGCCCAATTTAATATTGCCGTTTTGGAGCTGGATTCTGGGCGGTTACGATTATTAACCTCAACACCACTCGATGAGTCACCAAGTGTTGCACCTAATGGCTCTATGTTAATTTATGCCACCCAGCAACGAGGTCGAGGAGTATTGGCTGCGGTTTCTGCGGATGGCGCTGTGAAGTTAACCCTGCCATCATCCGAGGGAGATGTAAGAGAGCCAGCCTGGTCGCCCATTAATAAATAA
- the pal gene encoding peptidoglycan-associated lipoprotein Pal, protein MQLVKLGKVVLLASSVVWLAACSSTGGKGTGTTDTVEDDSTASITTDSIDGGVDSSSAALLDKKIFLFEFDDSKISPDDYAALDAHASALVANSNKSITIQGHTDERGTREYNLALGERRANAIKKYLVIKGVAPSQIEATSYGEEQPVAFGHDEASWSQNRRAIIITN, encoded by the coding sequence ATGCAATTGGTTAAACTTGGTAAGGTTGTTCTGCTTGCTTCTTCTGTCGTGTGGCTAGCAGCTTGTAGCTCTACCGGTGGTAAGGGTACAGGTACTACTGATACAGTGGAAGATGACTCTACCGCAAGCATTACGACTGACAGCATTGATGGTGGAGTAGATTCATCTTCAGCTGCATTATTGGATAAGAAAATCTTCCTTTTTGAGTTTGATGATTCCAAAATTAGCCCGGATGACTATGCGGCACTTGATGCACATGCGAGTGCATTAGTTGCTAATAGTAATAAGTCAATTACTATTCAAGGTCATACAGATGAGCGTGGTACTCGCGAATATAATTTAGCGTTGGGTGAGCGTCGGGCGAATGCAATTAAAAAGTACCTGGTTATTAAGGGTGTTGCACCTTCACAAATAGAAGCAACTAGCTATGGTGAAGAACAACCAGTTGCTTTTGGTCATGACGAAGCTTCATGGTCGCAAAACCGTCGTGCAATTATTATTACCAACTAA
- the ruvB gene encoding Holliday junction branch migration DNA helicase RuvB, with amino-acid sequence MIETDRLIAATATPVEESQDRAIRPKRLADYIGQASVREQMTIFIEAAKRRSEALDHTLIFGPPGLGKTTLANILAYEMGGQIKTTSGPVLEKAGDLAAMLTNLEAGDVLFVDEIHRLSPVVEEVLYPAMEDYQLDIMIGEGPAARSIKLDLPPFTLVGATTRAGLLTSPLRDRFGIVQRLEFYSVEHLATIVQRSANILGVSLDEEGAVEVAKRSRGTPRIANRLLRRVRDFAEVKGSGIITQTVADQALSMLDVDHQGFDQMDRRLLLAMIEKFAGGPVGVDSLAAAISEERDTIEDVLEPYLIQQGFIMRTPRGRVVTERAYLHFGLSMPES; translated from the coding sequence ATGATTGAAACGGATCGTTTAATTGCAGCAACTGCAACGCCCGTAGAGGAAAGCCAAGACCGAGCGATTCGGCCAAAGCGTTTGGCTGACTATATTGGTCAGGCTTCTGTACGTGAGCAAATGACTATTTTTATTGAGGCGGCGAAGCGACGCAGCGAAGCCTTAGATCATACCTTGATATTTGGTCCGCCTGGTTTAGGTAAAACCACATTAGCGAATATTTTGGCTTATGAAATGGGGGGGCAAATTAAAACCACCTCAGGACCTGTGTTAGAAAAAGCCGGCGATCTGGCTGCAATGCTAACTAATTTGGAAGCGGGTGATGTACTGTTTGTTGATGAAATTCACCGCTTAAGCCCCGTGGTAGAAGAGGTTTTATATCCCGCTATGGAAGACTACCAGTTGGATATTATGATTGGTGAGGGTCCAGCAGCACGTTCCATTAAACTGGATCTGCCGCCTTTTACCCTAGTAGGAGCAACCACCCGGGCTGGTTTGCTAACTTCGCCACTGAGAGATCGTTTTGGTATTGTTCAGCGACTGGAATTTTACTCAGTTGAGCATTTAGCTACGATTGTGCAGCGCTCTGCAAATATACTAGGTGTGTCTTTAGACGAAGAGGGGGCTGTAGAGGTTGCTAAACGTTCACGAGGAACGCCCCGAATAGCCAACCGCCTACTAAGGCGAGTAAGAGACTTTGCAGAGGTAAAAGGTTCAGGAATTATTACCCAAACGGTTGCTGATCAGGCACTTAGTATGCTGGATGTAGATCACCAGGGGTTTGATCAGATGGATAGACGACTACTGTTGGCCATGATTGAGAAATTTGCAGGGGGGCCTGTGGGTGTCGATAGCTTGGCTGCAGCCATCAGCGAAGAGCGTGATACCATTGAAGATGTATTGGAACCCTATTTAATTCAGCAGGGCTTTATCATGCGAACACCCAGAGGCCGGGTTGTTACTGAGCGGGCCTATCTCCACTTTGGCTTATCTATGCCTGAGTCTTGA
- the ybgC gene encoding tol-pal system-associated acyl-CoA thioesterase: MDNFEIRCRVYFEDTDAGGIVYYVNYLKYMERSRTDLLRSLGIEQHSLLEQNVMFVVHSSSINYRSPARLDDELKVTAIVKKLTKVAIIFIQQVVNCRTNVLCCEAEVKVACVSSINMRPTMIPTSLQQKIQLL; this comes from the coding sequence GTGGATAACTTTGAGATTCGCTGCCGCGTATATTTTGAAGACACCGATGCGGGTGGGATTGTTTACTATGTAAACTATTTGAAGTATATGGAGCGGTCAAGAACGGATTTATTACGTAGTCTAGGGATTGAACAGCATTCGCTTCTCGAACAAAATGTGATGTTTGTTGTCCATAGTTCATCAATTAACTATCGTAGTCCAGCCAGGCTGGATGATGAATTAAAAGTGACAGCAATAGTTAAGAAATTGACAAAAGTAGCTATTATTTTTATACAACAAGTGGTTAATTGTCGGACAAATGTTTTATGTTGCGAGGCTGAAGTAAAAGTGGCTTGTGTGTCGTCTATTAATATGAGGCCAACAATGATTCCAACCAGTTTGCAACAAAAAATACAATTACTCTAG
- the ruvC gene encoding crossover junction endodeoxyribonuclease RuvC, whose translation MSLILGIDPGSRVTGYGIINQLGNRCEYVTSGCIRTNTDSLPDRLAQIFQGVSTIIEQFSPQQVGVEQVFMARNADSALKLGQARGAAIVAAVNHGLPVSEYSARQIKQSVVGKGSAEKSQVQHMVQQLLHLNRCPPSDAADALAVALCHAHTQQSLIKIAGTRSVRRRRIR comes from the coding sequence ATGAGCCTTATCCTTGGTATTGACCCAGGCTCAAGAGTGACTGGGTATGGCATAATTAATCAACTTGGAAACCGCTGTGAGTATGTAACCAGTGGTTGTATTCGTACTAATACTGATTCACTTCCAGATCGGTTGGCCCAAATTTTTCAGGGTGTTTCCACCATTATTGAACAGTTTTCACCTCAGCAAGTGGGAGTGGAGCAAGTATTTATGGCACGCAATGCTGATTCTGCATTGAAGTTGGGGCAAGCAAGAGGTGCTGCCATAGTTGCTGCAGTTAATCATGGCTTGCCAGTATCTGAATATTCAGCCAGGCAAATAAAGCAGTCAGTGGTTGGTAAAGGAAGCGCTGAAAAAAGCCAGGTACAGCATATGGTACAACAACTGTTGCACTTGAACCGATGTCCACCCAGTGATGCCGCTGACGCACTGGCTGTCGCTTTATGTCATGCCCATACCCAGCAGAGTCTGATAAAAATTGCCGGCACGAGAAGTGTTCGCCGGCGGAGAATTCGCTAG
- the tolQ gene encoding protein TolQ: MSIWSLIAGASWIVQLVMLILLLASIVSWVMILQRGFLLSNTKRSAITFEDRFWSGMDLSKLFRQVTSEPDPDNGMEHLFRAGFKEFTRLRQDSNADPDAVMEGTQRAMRVALAREQERLEQNLPFLATVGSISPYIGLFGTVIGIMNSFRGLANQTQATLATVAPGISEALVATAMGLLAAIPAVVAYNKYSAKVDQLLNSYDTFSDEFSSILHRKVHTRVKQG; this comes from the coding sequence ATGTCAATTTGGTCCTTAATTGCCGGCGCTAGCTGGATTGTACAGCTGGTGATGCTGATATTACTGTTGGCATCCATTGTGTCATGGGTAATGATTTTGCAACGTGGTTTTTTATTATCTAATACCAAACGGAGTGCTATTACATTTGAAGATCGGTTTTGGTCGGGAATGGATTTAAGTAAATTATTCCGCCAAGTCACCAGTGAGCCTGATCCTGATAATGGGATGGAGCATTTATTTAGAGCGGGTTTCAAAGAGTTTACCCGGCTAAGGCAAGACTCCAATGCAGACCCAGATGCAGTGATGGAGGGGACTCAACGAGCAATGCGAGTGGCTTTGGCGAGGGAGCAAGAACGTTTAGAGCAAAACTTACCCTTTCTTGCTACGGTGGGTTCAATCAGTCCTTACATCGGTCTGTTTGGTACGGTTATTGGCATTATGAATTCATTCCGAGGGCTTGCTAATCAAACTCAGGCAACCTTGGCTACTGTTGCTCCTGGTATTTCCGAAGCACTGGTTGCAACAGCAATGGGGCTATTGGCTGCAATTCCTGCTGTGGTGGCTTACAACAAATACTCTGCAAAGGTTGATCAACTATTAAATAGTTACGATACCTTTTCTGATGAGTTTTCCAGTATTTTACACCGTAAGGTACATACACGAGTTAAGCAGGGATAA